A stretch of the Fusarium musae strain F31 chromosome 2, whole genome shotgun sequence genome encodes the following:
- a CDS encoding hypothetical protein (SMCOG1030:serine/threonine protein kinase~antiSMASH:Cluster_2.8), whose translation MDQLKTNIKGLRRKNASQRWYIPERSLLAVMTEDAINNTLERSTIPSHQHAETLQRVVESGRRIYSILALLDFYQYLANFIEGDQLDDAKLPFRIDTLQTLEIPEEDAKDFEDKQWELLAPVFRRGTLNRRLDESLILPFTQEKRIGKADAAPKVARKEFHIKGHHHKELENLSILNHLKHANIVELLGSFTSGDLHNLFFPLASDGNLYDVLSSDRQADLFASSETMLVELAALSSAIEHVHDFSKENLDLELIGCHHDLRPRNILVSGSKLILADFGLSTLKPSSQNSETPFKHNGDDYLAPECEDWDNSFVPGKVHRSADIWSFGCIMAEIVTYLVSGREGVEEFRQKRKHKVRNWTFYQFHQGFDRPSDAVHQWLSDLETTGPTCTALLVKSIRQTIAINQALRPTASSVTYKLRFIAVHEISVSINELFRQLKHAAPSIDMSLERERFRAWQHAIGLDDLKGKLSQPKGSGSSDESTMTQYSGIMESLRRLREDLQDRLSRGLDSQRLDLSRLVRLQDELHYFLDQQQKNASQAYFRVSLLSGQDAALGTLNEDGDQTLGAISHDLRMRAYIRYINSLLVSESVGGQDPPRSGFEPLLSNQTILIDPSRIPKLKPIGDHHFGSGLLEKSDSDTIVSRPIWVEWRRYEHHGASEDTMAKLYARATQTANLLSQKKPDSFRTLDCLGLFHEPSRGAFGLLFEFPPYSSNPPIALTGTLTGHGNGAPLGGTVTLDNRNKPVVMTLRDRLQKDNPTSTHSRAATAAPDLDDKFKLAATLATSLFELHTVGWLHKSLTSSNIVFFPSFTLLPDSFGKDTDVTEHGWAAISQSIREPYLVGFNHSRPDDPTTFTSGLTDSESRHYQHPAYLKAGIGYRLEFDYYSLGILLLEIGFWKPFSKITKDWSGSFEERRQRLLTNRVPKLAQHMGRDYRWNLITFLAVVQKLEIKILPVAWEPGRQLIGRGGTSQINQSVVTLQASFAFKRVSEEDRLNKTEEDIYRCLINEVLVLCHPRVRGHSNILDLQGVCWDVSPENQDAASPDLEKQYRIWPVLVFEKSQLGDLFDFAGRPNTQKLTIMERWMICLDIGKAITHMQSSNVIHGDIKPQNILIFKRDEGFTAKVADFGYSAWYASDDKHIVLPRSPLWHAPEIDEYPEFNLRMALQTDVYSFGLVCLWFMFYSYLSGNTPLPGLDLSTPLLHSDNPKERSLQLLSRLKSSNNSNVSLSQLVEHVLCQESGLDLIFKDSILCFFQGCLDPDTNVRSPDVQSSLQWAVNSDTADLRVTLTEMYFPTENDFKASLTIRSKPETRLSQQLKICYQLEFGRPDSATKVMSLYDGKPHETRLNPGLGTSGPGVSLFEQQVADGYLSPARSLIQKYVNDGVLDTAQRTIEADIESLRKIPETRFLVALLKSNLSLVFCAQGQWNKAENLEIEFQKEQANLLGNRNRAWLGRTLNLAYIYNHQGLSKKAEELSLQALETSNEILTKEHPDMQLVMLTLASTYWSQDRWDEAYELQRRVIAIRKRTLGEDHPDTLSSMDELATTYWAQGHWIEAQKYAREIVEISKTVLGQEDPHFLDLLSNLASIYRDIGWWDKAEDLEFGILETRRKVSGPEHPHTLASMVNLASTYEKRDRSDEALNLVTHALEISERTRGPEHPHTLSTAMVLASFLQGQDELEKAEKLMITTMETLKRLQGQHHSLTLLAMESLCSLYLDQARWEEAETLGQEVVDASKERLGEDHPRTLMTISTSAKVYRDQGKWESAEKIDSEVLDKAVKTLGEEHPETMTIMANLAISYWGLEKLDEAEALEIKVLEMRRRILGNGHPSTLTSIDNLAATYVDQGRWAEAEELELELLTTKAKTLNEDFSVARTTAETEAMLFWDYGDIEESERLWHIAIETRGRILGKDHYFA comes from the exons ATGGATCAGCTTAAGACCAATATCAAGGGTTTACGTCGAAAGAATGCATCGCAACGATGGTACATACCCGAAAGATCCCTCTTGGCAGTCATGACCGAGGACGCCATCAACAATACCTTGGAGAGATCGACTATACCCTCTCACCAGCACGCCGAGACTCTGCAAAGAGTAGTTGAAAGCGGCAGACGGATTTACTCAATTTTGGCACTGCTGGACTTCTATCAGTATCTGGCCAACTTCATTGAAGGTGACCAACTCGACGACGCTAAGCTCCCTTTTAGAATCGATACACTCCAAACGCTTGAGATccctgaagaagatgccaaagacTTTGAGGACAAACAGTGGGAGCTTCTTGCGCCTGTATTTCGTCGCGGTACTCTCAATAGACGTCTTGATGAGAGCCTCATCCTCCCTTTCacccaagagaagagaatcgGTAAAG CTGATGCTGCACCTAAGGTAGCTAGAAAGGAGTTCCACATCAAGGGCCACCATCAcaaagagcttgagaacCTGTCAATTCTCAACCATCTCAAACATGCCAACATTGTTGAACTTTTGGGGTCCTTTACAAGCGGAGACTTACACAACCTGTTCTTTCCCTTAGCAAGCGATGGTAATCTCTATGATGTTTTGTCATCAGATCGCCAAGCAGATTTATTCGCCTCTTCTGAAACAATGCTCGTTGAACTTGCTGCTTTATCCTCTGCTATCGAGCACGTTCATGATTTTTCCAAGGAAAACCTTGATCTGGAGTTGATTGGCTGTCACCATGATCTCCGTCCCCGCAACATTCTCGTTTCAGGCAGCAAGCTAATACTGGCTGACTTCGGCCTCTCAACGCTCAAGCCATCTTCACAAAACTCAGAGACTCCGTTCAAGCACAATGGTGACGATTATTTGGCTCCTGAGTGCGAAGACTGGGACAACAGCTTTGTCCCTGGTAAGGTTCATCGATCTGCTGATATATGGTCTTTTGGGTGCATTATGGCCGAGATTGTTACGTACCTTGTCTCAGGTCGTGAGGGAGTTGAAGAGTTTAGACAAAAGAGGAAACACAAAGTTCGAAACTGGACATTCTATCAATTTCACCAAGGTTTTGATCGACCAAGCGACGCAGTACATCAATGGCTATCGGATCTTGAGACTACAGGCCCTACATGCACTGCGTTGCTTGTCAAGAGTATACGCCAAACAATAGCTATCAACCAAGCCTTAAGACCTACAGCTAGTAGTGTCACCTACAAGCTTCGATTCATAGCTGTACACGAAATATCAGTATCGATCAACGAATTATTCAGGCAACTGAAACACGCAGCACCATCTATAGACATGTCCCTCGAACGCGAAAGGTTTCGGGCTTGGCAACATGCCATTGGCCTGGATGACCTGAAAGGGAAACTGTCTCAACCCAAAGGCAGCGGGTCAAGCGACGAGAGTACCATGACACAGTATAGTGGAATAATGGAAAGTTTGCGTCGCCTTAGAGAAGACCTGCAAGACAGACTTTCTAGAGGACTGGACTCACAGCGCTTGGACTTGTCACGCCTGGTGAGGCTACAGGATGAGTTGCACTACTTCCTAGATCAACAACAGAAGAATGCATCACAAGCGTACTTCCGTGTCTCTCTGCTGAGCGGCCAGGACGCAGCTCTAGGCACCCTCAACGAAGATGGCGACCAGACCCTTGGCGCAATCAGCCATGACTTGCGTATGCGAGCCTATATAAGATACATCAATAGCCTGCTGGTTTCAGAGTCTGTTGGGGGTCAAGACCCCCCAAGAAGCGGATTTGAACCTCTACTCTCAAACCAGACTATTCTTATCGATCCTAGTAGAATCCCGAAGTTGAAGCCAATCGGTGACCATCACTTTGGATCCGGGCTTCTAGAGAAGAGTGACTCGGATACTATAGTGAGCCGCCCCATATGGGTTGAGTGGCGCAGATACGAACATCATGGTGCTAGTGAAGATACTATGGCCAAGTTGTACGCTCGGGCTACTCAGACCGCCAATCTGTTATCCCAGAAAAAGCCCGATTCATTTCGAACGCTTGACTGCCTGGGACTCTTCCATGAGCCATCAAGAGGTGCCTTCGGCCTACTCTTTGAATTCCCTCCTTATTCCAGCAACCCCCCCATTGCCCTGACTGGTACGCTAACCGGCCATGGCAACGGTGCTCCTCTCGGAGGCACAGTCACGCTGGACAACAGGAATAAGCCTGTTGTCATGACTCTGCGCGATCGGCTCCAAAAGGATAATCCCACTTCAACCCACTCACGTGCTGCGACTGCGGCGCCCGACCTTGATGACAAGTTTAAACTAGCAGCAACACTGGCAACGTCATTATTTGAGTTGCACACTGTTGGATGGTTGCATAAGAGTTTGACGAGCTCCAACATCGTATTCTTCCCTTCATTTACGTTGCTACCCGATTCTTTCGGCAAAGACACCGATGTTACAGAGCACGGCTGGGCTGCTATCAGCCAATCAATACGAGAACCCTACCTTGTAGGCTTTAATCACAGCAGACCAGATGACCCTACGACATTCACCTCTGGTCTCACAGATTCAGAGTCAAGACACTACCAGCACCCAGCGTATCTGAAAGCCGGTATTGGCTACCGTTTGGAGTTTGACTATTATAGTCTGGggattcttctcctcgagatCGGCTTTTGGAAGCCCTTTAGCAAGATCACCAAGGATTGGAGCGGCTCATTTGAAGAGCGCCGGCAGAGACTACTCACAAACCGTGTGCCGAAGCTCGCTCAGCATATGGGCCGTGATTATA GATGGAACCTGATTACATTTCTTGCTGTCGTCCAAAAACTAGAGATTAAAATCTTGCCAGTCGCATGGGAGCCTGGGAGGCAATTAATTGGGAGAGGTGGAACAAGCCAGATCAACCAGTCTGTCGTAACCCTCCAGGCGAGCTTTGCCTTCAAGCGTGTTTCTGAGGAGGACCGGCTCAATAAGACGGAGGAGGACATATACCGGTGTCTTATCAATGAAGTGTTGGTTCTTTGCCATCCTCGCGTTCGCGGCCACAGCAATATCCTTGACCTGCAAGGTGTATGCTGGGATGTGTCGCCAGAGAACCAAGATGCAGCCTCTCCAGACTTGGAAAAGCAATATAGAATCTGGCCAGTCCTGGTATTCGAGAAGTCACAGCTCGGAGACTTGTTCGACTTTGCAGGTCGACCCAATACCCAAAAGCTCACAATAATGGAGCGATGGATGATCTGCCTTGACATCGGAAAGGCGATAACACACATGCAATCCAGCA ATGTTATCCATGGAGATATAAAGCCGCAAAATattctcatcttcaaacGCGACGAGGGTTTCACTGCCAAGGTTGCCGACTTTGGCTACTCAGCTTGGTATGCCTCAGATGACAAGCACATTGTGCTTCCTCGGTCTCCTCTATGGCATGCTCCGGAAATCGATGAGTACCCTGAATTTAATTTGAGAATGGCACTCCAGACAGATGTCTATTCATTTGGCCTAGTCTGTCTATGGTTCATGTTTTACAGCTACTTGTCGGGAAACACCCCACTTCCTGGCCTGGATCTATCTACTCCATTGCTGCACTCCGACAACCCCAAGGAAAggtctcttcaacttctatCCCGTCTCAAGTCTTCGAATAACAGTAACGTTTCTTTGAGCCAACTTGTAGAGCATGTACTGTGCCAAGAAAGTGGACTGGATCTTATTTTCAAAGACAGTATCTTATGCTTTTTCCAAGGATGTCTCGATCCAGATACGAATGTGCGAAGCCCTGACGTACAGAGCTCACTACAATGGGCCGTTAACTC AGATACAGCTGACTTGCGAGTCACTTTGACTGAGATGTATTTCCCCACTGAGAACGATTTCAAGGCAAGTCTGACTATAAG ATCAAAGCCAGAGACGCGACTATCACAACAGCTGAAGATTTGTTACCAACTCGAATTTGGACGTCCAGACTCAGCAACTAAGGTTATGTCTCTGTATGATGGTAAACCCCATGAGACGCGTCTGAACCCAGGCCTGGGAACCAGTGGTCCAGGCGTATCATTGTTCGAACAGCAGGTTGCTGATGGCTACCTTTCCCCTGCACGTTCCCTCATTCAGAAATATGTCAACGATGGTGTTCTGGATACAGCCCAACGCACGATTGAAGCTGACATCGAGAGTCTTAGAAAGATACCAGAGACGCGATTTCTTGTGGCTCTGCTGAAGTCAAATCTTTCACTAGTCTTCTGTGCTCAGGGACAATGGAATAAAGCTGAAAACCTAGAGATTGAGTTCCAGAAGGAACAGGCGAATCTCTTGGGTAATCGCAATAGAGCATGGCTGGGTAGAACGTTGAATCTGGCGTACATCTACAACCATCAAGGTCTTTCAAAAAAGGCCGAGGAGCTTAGTTTACAAGCCCTTGAAACCTCAAATGAGATACTCACCAAGGAACATCCTGACATGCAGCTAGTAATGCTCACCCTAGCATCGACTTACTGGAGTCAGGACCGCTGGGATGAAGCATATGAACTACAGCGAAGAGTCATAGCAATCAGAAAAAGGACCCTTGGTGAAGATCATCCCGATACGTTGAGTAGCATGGACGAACTTGCGACTACATACTGGGCCCAAGGACACTGGATCGAAGCTCAGAAATATGCAAGAGAAATCGTCGAGATCAGTAAGACCGTGCTAGGTCAAGAGGACCCCCATTTCTTGGATCTCTTATCAAACCTGGCTTCGATCTACAGGGATATCGGTTGGTGGGACAAAGCTGAAGATCTCGAGTTCGGCATTCTGGAAACCAGGCGGAAGGTCTCTGGCCCAGAACACCCACATACGTTGGCAAGCATGGTCAACTTGGCATCCACGTATGAGAAACGGGATCGATCGGATGAAGCACTTAATTTAGTAACGCACGCGTTGGAGATAAGTGAGAGAACACGGGGTCCAGAGCACCCTCACACTCTTAGTACCGCCATGGTGCTAGCTTCATTCTtgcaaggccaagatgagctggagaaggcAGAAAAGCTCATGATTACGACGATGGAGACTTTGAAGAggcttcaaggtcaacatcATTCATTGACCTTGCTGGCGATGGAGAGTTTATGTTCACTCTACCTGGACCAAGCTCGgtgggaagaagctgaaacGCTGGGCCAAGAGGTCGTGGATGCAAGTAAAGAACGACTCGGAGAGGATCACCCTCGCACCTTGATGACAATTTCAACCTCAGCAAAGGTCTATCGCGATCAAGGCAAGTGGGAAAGCGCAGAGAAGATAGACTCGGAAGTCTTGGACAAAGCTGTCAAAACGCTGGGCGAAGAACATCCTGAGACTATGACCATTATGGCAAACTTGGCTATTTCTTACTGGGGTCTTGAGAAACTAGATGAGGCAGAAGCATTGGAGATCAAAGTTCTCgaaatgaggaggaggatcttgGGAAATGGCCATCCGTCAACATTGACCAGCATCGACAACCTGGCAGCTACATATGTTGATCAGGGCCGTTGGGCGGAGGCTGAAGAGCTAGAGTTGGAACTactcaccaccaaagcaaAAACACTGAACGAAGACTTTTCAGTTGCAAGAACAACTGCAGAGACTGAAGCGATGCTGTTTTGGGATTATGGCGATATTGAAGAGTCAGAAAGGCTGTGGCATATAGCTATAGAGACGAGAGGGAGAATTCTGGGCAAAGACCACTACTTTGCA